The sequence CAAGAAGAGAAAAGTAATAGAAAATCGAAATATAAATTCCCCAAACAGATTACACTACCACACAGACACACAGAAGTGAGAAATACTGATACTCATTGAAGATTAAACACAGAAACTAGGAAAGGAAGAACAACAAATTGAGCTAAAACCCAATCCCCTTATCTACCAAATGGCAGAGCTTCTGCTCAAAGGCAGCCAAACAGAAGATATTCAATGTCCAAAACATAACACCACCTACTGATACCCAGTATTCTATAATTAACTACAAACTATTACGACCCTTTTGGTGTTAATGGGCTAATCCCGTTACAGATTTTGCATATCTCAGCCTGTTTAAGGATTTTTCGAGCTAATTGACTTCCTACCAGAAAATTACTTGAAGCTAAAGGAACCTCATGATATCTAGTATCTTGGATCCAATGATGCAGTTTCACCAAACAGCACTAGGCCATAATAAATTTGgatgaaaactgagacgtacaaAGGAAACTGATTAGTATGACTGAAATGGAAATCAAATTTAATAAACTGAAACTTAATAAAAAATCTAATCTGTAGGGTTAATTGAATAAACAtggcaaaagaataaagaaataaattgcAGTAGAGAAACAAAAGAGGCGCGATTCCATTTATCGTTAGCCAAGCTTTTATAGGCAGATGAAACAAATCACAAAGAGTAGATATTCACTAAGGCCATCTCCAACAATATACTCTATTTTACCTACTCTATCTTCATTAAAACTTCTCCAACCATCTACTCTATTTATAACACTAAAcaaacatattctttttaacaaacaatattttattaatttttcattttacattcttttaattattaatcaaaatatatctataagttaattttttttatcatattatataatttattattatttcaataatttaaataataatattaaaattaatagttaataatttgaatttcatataaattttttataataagtaaaagaattaaataaaatttgttcaaatgtacataaaaattaaataacattaaacttaaaacaaataacaaataaatattaaactaaaaaaacaaaataaataatatttttaaattaaaaaaacgaaaaaaaaaatattaatatttgccTTGCTGCAAAAATGCAGCAAGGCATGGTTGATGGTTCTGCATATATGCAGAACCATCAACCATGCGACATTTTTGCCGCATGGTTTTGCAGCTCCATTGGAGCTGCAAATAGTAAGGATTCTCCAATTGGAGATGCCCTAAGACTCTTTCAAAGAGTTCCAACTAAATCTATGACTCTTAATccaaaataaatcaaataaaatatatgcAGTAATATCTAGCGTCATCTCTGAAATTGTGTTAGCAGAATGTTTGGCTGACGGTTCGGAGTTTATAGGTATATCGATACCAATTTTGAAGTTGTAGCTCGTTTCATATTTCCAATTTCAATATATCAAGGGCTTATGTTAGCTGGAAATGCTATGCGCATGTGAAGATCTAAATGGAATAACGCAGCTTGGTATATGGAAATGGAACTACTATATGGGTAGGCTGGAAAGATACAAGAGGGAAAGCAAGATGTAATGTTGTCTCGGTATTTATAGGCATATCGATACCAATTTTGAAGTTGTAGCTCGGTTCAtatttcaaatttcaatatATCAAGGGCGATGGTGCTATGTGCATAAGGATCTACACATTATGGCACAGCTAGGTATGAGGAACTAGAATCTGGGTAGGCAGGAAAGGTAAGGGATGCGCAAGCAAGACCTTATGTTACGCATGTGAGGATAGCAGTTATTTGCAAACACAACCAATCGTACAAGAAAATATGTGAATTGAGCAGTAAGATAAATGTCTGCTGTATGGGACAATGATTGCATATGAAGTACACAGAAGTAGGTGTTATACCTTGGCCTTTTGGACAGGACGCCCTCTTGATTCATCCCTCATATCAACTGTCGAAGTCATGATTTCTGCATATCAATTTTTTGGCGTAAGAATCAAAATTAAATCAGTTACTAACATAATCAAAATATTTAAGACATAATCAAAATATTTAAGACAAACAGATCCTACTCTTTTCAACAGCCAGTCCATTATTTTTCAGAATTTCAGCAACTGTGACGACAGTAGCAATAGCTGCAAAATGACATAACAAAAAAAAGGTCAAAATGCCATGTGAAATTGAAGTATTGATCCATACATACACATTGCATGCTCAAAGCGGAAGAAATTCGATGAAATTTCCATAAGGCATATATTAATATCCAAAGGAAAAGACCCTAAGCAACTTAGTCAAGTCTAAAGCACTACTGCAGTGGTTGAATTTCTGAGCAATTGTGAGCTGAAACGAAGCATCTTCcaaatataaaaacaaattcTACAAGCAGCTGAAGAGTGCAAAAAGaaattacatctaaaaaaaaattaatttataaaaataagttATTGCACAAGCAGCTATGAAATAACTTGATGCAGAGTTCAACTAGCTGTAGAACAATCAGCTGCCAGAAGTAAATTGTTGTATTAACATGATATggtatgataaaaaaaagggcggcccggtcgcactatgcgtccccgctgagcgagggtccggggaggggtcccaccacaagggtgtactgggggcaagccttcccctgccaatttatttggcaagaggccgctcctaagactcgaacccgtgacctcttggtcacacgacaacaacgtttaccgttgcgccaaggctcgccctcaacaTGATATAGTAtgataaaacaaaatattaaccCTTTGTATAACTAATTCTTTAACATCCTAACAAAATACCAAACTCACGGGAAAGCAGATTAAACGCTATACGCTAATAAAAATGAAGCATATTCATGAGAAGCCGACATCTAAGTCCATGTTTGGAAGTTTGGAGGTTAACGGAGGTGAGAGTTAAAGAGCTAATGGAAAGGAAACGGAAGCCatggaaatgaaaattaaaaattattggGAGTTTATAGAATGTAAATGAGAGttaaaagttttaatttttttgggaGTTTAAATACAAAGGGGAATGAAAGTTAAAGTTTATTCTTAAGTGACCAAATTTTTAATGAAATTTCCATTACTTACGTTAAGCCCCAATTTGGAGGACAGAATTTGGAGGACAAAGGAATTAAAAGTTTCTTCGAAAAAGACTCTCAAACAaggttaaattgatattttatatTCCATTACTCTTATTTAAATCCATTAAGTTCCTCCCAAAATAAGGGCTAAAGCAGTGCtgcataatattaaaaaatgaagACCAGTAAAAAAATTCTGAGAGAGTTATAGTGTACCCATTCCAAGTGCAGACAGCTCCACCTCGTTGTGCTGCTGCATATATCTCTGCAAATCCCATATCCAGCACCAGGAAAAGTTAAAACAGGAcatttacgaaaattaacaaaACAAAAAGACCAATATAGCAGTTAACCATTAAGCTAAAAAAAGGGGGAATAAAAAATCCTGAATTCCGAAATCGTACCTTCGCGAGATTGACATAGAAGAATAAGGGCTTCTTGGTGTTGGAGACTTGAATACGATTCTTCTTGTGCAAATCTCCAGCTATGTTGATGTTGTTAATTCCCTCTGTAATATCTTCCATTGAAGCAGACAATTTGAAAAATTGAAACtaagaatgaaaaataaaagccCAAAACCTAACCCTAGCCCTAATCGAGCAGCTTTGCTTTCACACTTGCTTTAGAAAAAAGAAGAGAGGCAGAAGTAGGTATAAGCACGAGGTAAAGAGTAGATGAAAATGTCTTTGAtcttctttcttatatatgcaaatgtatttcttaaaaaaagaaaacgcTTAAAACATTATTTGTCTTTTGAACCATCAAAATTGTGTAATTTGGTTATCATCCATTATTTCGTCACATTTTATCGTTGATCTATttcatttggtgaaatttcatttaatttatatgaatcgttatctcattaataagtaacgatattttgacacttgaacttcaaacgtgatatttcttaaagttttttttccaCATTACGTGGAAAAAATCaattagattaaaaaacaaaaaaaaaaacaaatcctaaactaaaatctattaagttcaagtgtcaaaatatcgttacttatcaatgaaataatgattcggttaagtttgaatccaaattggatgaaatttcaccaatttggGATAGACCATGAGCCAAATGTGCCCAAATAATAGATCGGgagccaaatgataaaattttggatagataaTGGAccaaatagtgctttaagccaaaagaaaaaataaatatatgcacttataaaatagtaacggttaaaaaatataatataatatataataaattaattttaattatattattatatttatctataataatATCTAagagtgattttttttaaataaaacacTTCTTAATTATTAGAATCGGAAGGAAGAACAATATTAAGATAGGATGGTGGACATGTCCACACATCACGAACAGACTGAGAATTGACCGCATTTGTTAAAAGATGAGCGGCTGAATTCGCTGAACGTTTTACATAGGAGACTGAGTAATTACTTAGCTCTTTTAAGATACTAACACAAGACAAAATGAcctcaaaaaaatatgaattgtCCGGCACAGGGTGATTTAATAAATTAACAACTTGCAAGCAGTCAGATTGAATCTCCACAGGTTCTCGAAATGAATTCTTCAACCAGTAAAAGACTTCTTGAATTGTGATGGCCTCAGATAGGCTGAGATCAAACGGTCCGCCTAGTGCTCCATTACTCACTGTGATACATTCACCCTGGTAATCTCTAATAAGACAACCGAATGAACTGTACCCTGCTTCTTTGAAGATGTCAGCATCTACATTACAGTAAAATTTTCTTTCAGGTGCTTTACGCCAAACTGATGTGTTTGTGGCTGTTATAGGGACCGGGATGCTAGAGGGGATATGAGCCTCAAGCCACTCATCGTATGCCAGAAGACCGGATGACAAAATCTGCGTAGGGCTGCtccttttatttttccaaataacttcatttttgtGCCTCCAAATGGACCATAAATGTAGCAGCAATCTTCGAGATCAGTTCTGAGGTGGAATTAAGGAACCTCAGAAACCAATTTTTAAAGTTTGTAATTCCATCCACTCGCTTGTTATTAAATAAGTAACTTCATACATGCTTTATAAAGGGATACGAAAGAAAAATGTGGAGTTTGTCTTCTTCATATACTTGACATATCAGACAAATGTTGGAGAAAGAGCTTCATCGAGCTGCTAAATTATTAAGACAGGGAAGACAGTTTGAAAAGATCCTatataagaatttttttttatcttaggTGCGATTTTCAAGCTCCAGAGCTTCTACCAAGGGAAAAACGGAACCTCTAGTTGATGTGCAGGTAATGTCTCCATGGTACCCAGTACAAACTGTataaatacatttttttatctCCCAACCAAAGCCACGAATCAGAGTTTTTGCGACCTCTTTTCGGAATAGAGTAAATGAGTCTTTTATCTCACTCATTGAAAATAAGATCCACCGTATGTCGATTCCAATTGCCATCGATGTGCAGTAATTCAAAAACCTTTCCaaaaaatctctctaattcttttcatatttatatataatctatctatatataatataaaatagcaTCGATGAAGCTGAGATGTCACTCCCTTCTTTTTTTCCTGataaaaaatatcatataatatatagtatactaattttaattacattattatatttatctataaaaatattattttatttgtattatatctaagagttataCGAAATTTAGAttagttttaattatattattatatttataataacaattaattttaagttatattaagaaacttttaatataaatatattagatgGATGGGTCGGGCCGAGCTTGggaattagtttttttagtcTAGTCCAGACCGGTCCGAGCCCGATGTAAATATAGTGCGGGgtgggttgggcttggacacAGTTATTAGATGTAAAACCCGGTTAGACCCGGCCCAGTCCATGAACAGATCTATTTATCAGTGCTCTTTTCACTCCCTATCTAACTCCGATAGGCAAAATTTACATTTTGGTTgtgagtaaattacatcaaaggTACTTGAAATATACCTCAATTAACACTTTGGTaccttgattacattttgtcttaaTATACCTCAAGCAtgggtgttgagcgatttccgcaagtgcatgaTTTCGCTTgcagtaataaaagatatcgaacccacatggaacgcttttaacgaaaacttatattaatatagtttaaattacgtctttaggtttatattatagaaaatcgtttaattgaattgaattaatcAGAATCAGATGGGAGTTTTATGTTAGAAATTTAGAAAACAATTATGTCTCGAGATTGGACTACAAGACAGAAACTTTTAGCGTTTAAAGTAAGAAAAGCGTTAAActtatttgcattaagcaaagatatcaacttaaactttgtaaagATTATAAGCATGTAATAAAAGGTAAATTCCTTCaattaataggctttgaaccgtagaaatctactccgaaccagagagatttctacggttcaaagtcTATTAATTGAAGGAATTTACCTTTTATCGGAGTAGttaatcaaattggtatttatttccgataagccgacctaacgatcatatcTTCCGTAaacactaattctttcaagtgttcaactaagtttccttgtaactatgtgaaattaaatacattttaatGGAAACACCAGAACCTTACTTCGAAGATATTATCAAAGTAACTACAGAAATGTATATTGAATTGTGTAAACTTTTTATTATAGAATTTATGAATCAtaacaagttaacagagaaaagTAAACATGAGAGCATTCTAACTAATTTTGAGtttcgggttgtcaatcctttcctcaaacctcgttggAGTTTATCAGACTCTAGGGTCGCTTCCGCTGCTtgttcttctcgttgaatctttggaatagagatggttcgtCTTCTACCAGAATGAAAAATCGTCTTCGAACAATTCTTAATCTAAACTTaatcgctactgtgtttgtagtTAATCTAAGAATAATCTTGTGTACAACAAGTTTGCTTTACAGAATTGAAAACTAAtctctgactcttttctgagtcagagaTTCAACATAATATCTGCTCTCTAAACtcttaattaatctaactcaaccaactctgaaatcaactctctatttataaatgttgaagagtcgtgtttgaAGGGTTGTGTCCGctgtgaagagacgtttctatccactcgAACAtacgcgtttcttggaattttgaCATGGAAAAGTGTGTTATGACACTCTAGAGGAACATGACTCCCTAATATATCctaaaatttgatttgatactCTGAAATTTTTGGTTTTGAATGGAAAATGGTTGATCTCAACTTCTTACAAGTGATTTTCCTTGATCTATTTCTCGATCGTATTTTTCAATCATCTTTGAAGGTTTTTTATCATAGGAATCCGACTCCTATGCCTACATCAGAAACTATGGTTTTGTGGTTAGCTCTTAATGTATGATTGGATATCAGAATCTGAAAGTATCGAATATGTTTTGTATGGATTCTCGAATTTGAGATCATGgaaaagtgttctttatttccTAGCCTACTGAAGCGAGGTTGATATGTAGCATAGCTCTTCCGTTTCAAGAAACTGAGGATAAAATTATCTAGCAACTCGGGCTATCCCGCTATTGAGAATAGTCACATGAGAGGTGAGGCTGGGGTAAATTACAATCATGGTACCTAAACTTTATCCTCTTTTATACATTGATACCTATATTTCATTTttgcacaaaaaaaaatacatgaacTTAAGCTGACTGGCCATTATAGTGATGATTGACCTGCTAACatcggttaaccattaaaaaTATGGATAAATTATAACTAAGGTACTTGGACTTTAAACTTTTTCACACTTTGGCACCCAGACTTCATTTTGCATAAGAGATTTGACCAACTCTTTGACTTAAATGTGGGACTTACTTAAGTTGTAAATACAATTTAGCCCTTCCTGTCCATCTCTACTCTTACCTATctatatctttctctctctctctctctctaaatttttttttatctctttgaATCCttaaaaattgaagaaaaatcCAAACATGTAGAatcaattaaataaaacattgttaaaaaaaaattactgtaCTATGAAACTAtgcaaatttttttataatattctaaaatagATTTGTTTTTTCATCAACTACAAATAGAAATTGATTGAATATCACATTATCTCCTAACACACAACTCCTTTATATCACCCGTAGATTATAACGACCGTATTGTTGGTTATTTCTTGGCTAAGTTGGAGGAAGAATCAAATGAACGTATAGCCACATCACCTCCCCGTTGTTCTCTATACAAACCAGAAGTTAGGTGTCGCCACCATGCATGTCTAGATTGAAAGCAATTGTTACTTCCATCTAAAGTTGGAAAAATGCCTAGTAATTGGATGATTCAGAATTTTTTGGATATCTTTACAAATTTTAGGAATTCAAAGAGGTATGAAATTGTAATTTAGGGGGagaataatgaaaatgaaagagagagaaaattgaggttataaatagaaataaatgactaaattgTCTTTACAACTTAAGTGAGTCCCATATTAAAATCAAAGATTTGGTCAAACTATGTCACATCAacatttttaaacattaaacgaTTGTAGCGGGTGTTAGGTCTATAATGTCTGGTCATTTTAGTTCATGTATTTTCTTATGTAAAAATGAAGTTTGTATACTAaagtgaaaaagagaaaaagtttAAGTATCATAGTTGTAATTTATTTGGTGAAGCTGTCCAAGAATAGAAGCAACTGTGGGAGTTGCATATACTTTGTACAAAATGTTTACCTAGAAGAACTCATCTCCTTGATAAACGATTGTGTGTGGATGTTTGGGAATTGTATGTTTGCAATGGCATGTTGTTGGTCTTAGTGGTCCGAAAGgagattttgaaaatattttttattagtttatgcGTCATTGTACTTTGTAGTGGAAGGAGTTAATTTTGTGAGCTGTCTAGGGCTAACATAACAATTGCTATTGGAGCCGGTATCACTATTGGAATTGATATGGTATTAGTTAATTTGAAAAGTATAGATCATGGACTGTAATAAGGATGAAGCCTATCTTAATATTGATAATGATTCTTACACAAGAATTATGAAATGAAATGCAATTCTTTGGTCTATTTCACTCCAACTCTACAATGTTATTATGGATTAATGCTAAGTAGTGGTTGATAGTTTCCAAATATTGTAGAGATTTTATTGTTCACGTAGTATGTTTGTTGTACTCTAAATTTTCTCGCAAGACATTAGTGCGTTTTCTATCTTATTGTTCATGTAGTAGCTTTCCTTTGAATTACTAGTTAGTTAAAGGATTTGGTTGATTAGTATTTGTTTCAAAGTTTGTAAGAGCAACTCTAATGGTTACAAAAAGGgaccaatttataattttttagacaCTTGCAACCACTAGAGTTGCTACAAACAAATTCTCCAAAGTCTAGAGACTCGCTCCAGCGAATCTCTTGccaaaattgaataaaaaaaaaagttcaattgCATGAGAGAGAGTGATATACACGCATATTGTTTAGACAAAATGGTGGCTTCCAATTACAAAATTGGTGCATGATTCTATGAAGTCTATGGAAAAGAGTTGGTTTTATCTTAGCCCACGTAGGGAAGCAAATGAGCTGAACCGAGACCGAACAAGGAcaggctcggctcggctcgagaaGTGTGCAAACcgagctcggctcgagctcgaagctcgtcGAGCCTAGAATTTTGGAACTCGGCTCAAGCTCGATATAggttcggctcgagctcgaagctcgtcAAACGGctcgttttgaatttttttatttgaaacaatatttttaaaactGAATCGGACCGACCAATCCAACCAGAATCAGCCAAACATCCAATCCAATTATATATCTTTTGAGTCAAAAACATCAACCCACTAAAAATCAGAGTAAAACAGTAAAATGGAATGACTCTGGTTATTTTATTACTTAGGCCCTGTTtggtgggtaaattacatatgtgatGTATAACCTTTACCTgttatcacactttggtgtacaacctttaattttgcacactaaagtgtacaaccttctggtgacctcccactaaagtgtacagccggtatttgtgaccggtcaacacaAGTCAACATTGACACGTCAGCATTTTGACCActttaaaagtcaaaaattCACATCCCTaatatataattactaaaataccctcatcactttcaaattaataaaaatagaacTCACCCCCTCTCTCccttccatttctctctctaactcttttctctaaaagctttcaatctctcaatcttttcctttctttctctaaattttctctctctaaaagcttctaatctctctatctttccctttctctctttaaattttttttctctctctaaaagcttCCAATCTCTCTCTTTTCGGTCAAGAGTAATCAAATTATCGCCAAAGTACCAGCTTCCTCAAACAGTTCAACAGTGGAgacacaaacaaaaaaaaatcagaaaagacAGACAGTTAAGAAAAACAAAGACTTGTTGGTCACTGGAGTTGCATAGACGTTTTTTACACGCTCTTCAACGACTTGGTGGATCACATAGTAAATGATTTCTCAAAACAAATAATTAACagttttgttttatattttcttaattaaacaTCAGATTAATTGAACTAATTTCTAAATTAACGCAGCTACAACACCTAAACAAATTAGAGAGCTAGTGAAGGTGGATGGGTTAACTAATGATGAAGCCAAAAGTCATTTGCAGGTAAGTTGTTTGATAGTGTTTAATATGGTTATTTTATGGTAATTGGAAATGGTAAATTgaaatttagttttaatttgTTTCAGAATCGTGTAAAATTTTATGATAGAATAAAAATAGTAAATGCCTCTCACATGATttagattttattattttaattttgtaactTGCTGTAAGAATTAGATAGATAGGgagaaaaattaagagaaaaaTGGAAAGGGAGACAGATTGAACTCTTTTAGAGAGAGaacaattagagagagaaatggaaagggagagagattgaaagcttttagagagagaaagggaaagatagAGAGATTGAAaacttttagagagagagaagagttagagagagaaatggaaggGAGAGAGGGAGTGAAAAAaccgaaaacgagaaaaaaatacaaaaaaacggggaaaaacgaaaaaatatgaaaaacacgaaaacggtaaaacgagaaaaatatgcaaaaaatgcgaaaaatatgaaaaacacgaaaacggtAAAATACTAAAACgagaaaatgcgaaaaagttaaaaaaaaacgaaaacgagaaaaaatgcaaaaaatgggaaaaaacgaaaaaatatgaaaaacacgaaaatggtaaaacgagaaaaaaatgcaaaaaacggAAAAGGCGACAAatataaaaacgagaaaaatatgaaaaacacgaaaacggtAAAATAGTAAAACaagaaaaatgcgaaaaagtaAAAAACCGA comes from Euphorbia lathyris chromosome 8, ddEupLath1.1, whole genome shotgun sequence and encodes:
- the LOC136202532 gene encoding uncharacterized protein At2g34160; amino-acid sequence: MEDITEGINNINIAGDLHKKNRIQVSNTKKPLFFYVNLAKRYMQQHNEVELSALGMAIATVVTVAEILKNNGLAVEKKIMTSTVDMRDESRGRPVQKAKIEILLGKTENFDELMAAAAEERDAVDGEEQS